The Phycisphaerae bacterium sequence GGCGAACGCGACCGGCGTCGTCGTGGCGGTCGCGGCGGCGGCATCCGTGGGGGCGGGCAGGCCGGCGACGCCCAGCAGCGAGTACCCTGCCGCCAGCAGCGCGAACGCGAGCATCAGAGCGGCCCGGAAGCCGATATGGTCGGCCAGAATGCCGCTGAACGTCGGCAGCAGATACAGCACCGACGCGAACGCGGCGCCGACGTAGCCCGTCCAGACGTCGTCAAACCCGATGCGGTCGGTCAGGTAGAGCGTGAGCGCGATAAACATGCCGTAATAGGCGGCACGTTCAAAGAGCTCGGCGACGTTGGCGAACCAGAAGGTGCGCGGGAAGTGCCAGCTTAGCCTCTCGGTGGGTAGGGGCGCGGCGCTCGAAGAACTCATGCGCACAACTCTCCGGGCCCGCGCCGGACACGGGCGGAAGCATGGTCGCAAACCGGCCGCAGACCGCACGGCCGCGCCCGGTCGCGGCCCGGCGGCGACCGACGCGCAATCCGGTCACGCCGCAGCCCAGGTGTGGCGTCTAGCCGTGCAGCTCGGCGCCCTCGGCCAGCTCGGCCTTGGCCCGCCGGCAATCGAAATAGACGAAGATGCACAAGAGCACGAACAGGATGCCACCCAGCCAGTTCTGCGTGCGGGCCAGGCTCGCCGGATCGGCGCCCGCGTCGACCATGCGACGACTCATGTCGAGGAACGGCATGATTTTGCCGACCGTCTGCTCGGCCGTGCCGACCAGCGTCTTGGTGCCGAGGAGCAGGTCGTCGAGCGCGCTGGTGAAGCTGACGGCGACCTCCATGATCGCGCCGCCCGCGATCAACCCGGACGCCAGCAGAATCCCCTTGTTGCTGCGGGCCTTGGAGAGCCGCTCATCCCGGGTGCTCTTCTTCACCAGCGTGGCCACGAACGCGCCGATCAGGATGGGTACGTTGATGTAGATGGGGAGGTACATGCCCAGACCGAAGGCCAGCGGCGAGATGCCCAGCAACTGCATGCTGAGCGCGATCACCACGCCCACGCCGTACATCAGCCACGGCACCTGTCCCGTGCCGAGGAAGCTTTCGAGGGCGCTCGCCATCATGTTGGCTTGCGGTGCATCCAACTTCGCATCACCGACGTAGCCGGGCTTGTAGGCCAGGACCATGATGGTCGCGCACACGAAGATCGCGGAAACCACCGAGCCGGCGAGCGCGTTCCAGGTGATGCGTTTCGGACTGGCCCCCAGCCAGTAGCCCATCTTGAAGTTCGTGATGAGCCCCCCGGCCATCGAGAGACCCGTGCAGACGACGCCGCCGACCAGCAGCACGGCCAACATGGCCTGGTCGCCCTTGGGGAGTTTGGCGGCCATCAGCAGCACCGCCGTGATGATGATCGTCGTGACGGTCATGCCCGAGATCGGTGTCACGGAGATCATCGCGATGGCCCAGGCGGACACCGTCGTGAACAGGAACGTGATCACCAGCGCGATGACGATGGAGATGAACGTGAGCCACGGGGCGTTGGGAATCCCCTTCAAGGCAACGTTGTAGAAGAAGAAGCCCATCACCACTACCACGATCAGTCCGAGCACGGCCATCACGCCGTAGCTCACATCCTCGTCGGTGCGGTCGGCGACGCCGGCCCCGGCCCGCGACTTCTGTGCCAGGCTGCCCAGGGCTTTCCGCAGGGCGGTGACGATGACGCCGCTCATCTTGAGGATCGAGAGAATGCCCGCCGTGAAGATGCAGCCGATGCCGATGTTCTTGGGGATGTGGTCGAAGATGTCCTTGACGGTCGTGCCGGCGATGGCGGGGTTCAGCAACTGCAACTGCTCCAGATTCAGTGGTGCCAGGAGCGGGATGATGACGAAGCACGACAGCAGCGAGCCGGCGCAGATGATCGACGCGTACCGGACGCCGATGATGAACCCGAGGCCGAGGTAATAGGCCCCGGCGCCCATCGAGAGCACGGCTTTGACCTTGGTGGTCAGATCCGCGAAGAGACCGTCCGCGCCGAAGGCCAGCGCGGAGACCGTCTCGCGCCCCGCGATCTTCAGCTTGACCACGCCGGTGGTGAACTGGTCGCTGAAGAGCTTGAGCGCGGTGGCGGCGAACGTATACAGGGCCGACACGACGAACGAGTAGATCAGAATCCAGGCCTGGGTGGTGCTGCCCGAGGCGCCGGTCACCAGGATCTCGTTCGTCGCCGTGGCCTCGGGAAACGGCAGCTTGCCGTGCATTTCCTTGACGAAGTACCGACGGAACGGGATCAGGAAGAGCGCCCCCAGGATCGCACCCAGGAACGGCACGAGGGCGATCTGGAGGAACAGACTCAGGTTGCCGATGTTCAGGTGCTCGGGCTGGTTCAACTGGAGGATGTAGATGGCTGGCATGGTGAAGCACGTGCCGCCGGCGACGTAGCCCGAGGTGGTACTGATCGAGAGAATGTACATGTTCTCCAGGATGGAGCTGCCCCGGCCACCCGCCTTGGCCAGCAGGCCCGACAGCCCGACCGCCAGGATCGAGATCGGGA is a genomic window containing:
- a CDS encoding OPT/YSL family transporter, which produces MSDNPQIMNKLPENAYRELKPGETYVPMVPPNVTVPELTPRMFIFGLAMNVIFSIAATFLALKAGQGIETAIPISILAVGLSGLLAKAGGRGSSILENMYILSISTTSGYVAGGTCFTMPAIYILQLNQPEHLNIGNLSLFLQIALVPFLGAILGALFLIPFRRYFVKEMHGKLPFPEATATNEILVTGASGSTTQAWILIYSFVVSALYTFAATALKLFSDQFTTGVVKLKIAGRETVSALAFGADGLFADLTTKVKAVLSMGAGAYYLGLGFIIGVRYASIICAGSLLSCFVIIPLLAPLNLEQLQLLNPAIAGTTVKDIFDHIPKNIGIGCIFTAGILSILKMSGVIVTALRKALGSLAQKSRAGAGVADRTDEDVSYGVMAVLGLIVVVVMGFFFYNVALKGIPNAPWLTFISIVIALVITFLFTTVSAWAIAMISVTPISGMTVTTIIITAVLLMAAKLPKGDQAMLAVLLVGGVVCTGLSMAGGLITNFKMGYWLGASPKRITWNALAGSVVSAIFVCATIMVLAYKPGYVGDAKLDAPQANMMASALESFLGTGQVPWLMYGVGVVIALSMQLLGISPLAFGLGMYLPIYINVPILIGAFVATLVKKSTRDERLSKARSNKGILLASGLIAGGAIMEVAVSFTSALDDLLLGTKTLVGTAEQTVGKIMPFLDMSRRMVDAGADPASLARTQNWLGGILFVLLCIFVYFDCRRAKAELAEGAELHG